In Hermetia illucens chromosome 1, iHerIll2.2.curated.20191125, whole genome shotgun sequence, one genomic interval encodes:
- the LOC119661196 gene encoding adult cuticle protein 1-like translates to MKFAAAVVILAALVGIECSIIPLAPALSYTAVSGPTLVAAAPTILGPGIATIRGPAISPLAPAAVAIAPAHAVVAPAVVAAQGSYVAQTRGAVHVAPLDGHANSAASINLQPAPGTI, encoded by the exons ATGAAG TTCGCCGCAGCCGTAGTCATCCTTGCTGCCCTTGTGGGCATTGAGTGCTCAATCATCCCCCTTGCACCAGCCCTTTCTTACACTGCCGTAAGTGGTCCTACCTTGGTCGCTGCTGCACCAACAATTCTCGGTCCAGGAATCGCTACTATTCGAGGTCCCGCTATTAGCCCTCTTGCTCCAGCTGCGGTTGCTATTGCGCCAGCTCATGCAGTCGTTGCACCAGCTGTTGTAGCTGCTCAAGGAAGCTATGTAGCTCAAACACGTGGTGCAGTGCATGTTGCTCCCTTAGACGGACATGCAAACTCAGCCGCATCAATTAATTTGCAGCCTGCCCCCGGAACTATTTAA
- the LOC119661307 gene encoding adult cuticle protein 1-like, whose product MKFVVVAIVLAAVFGVECSVIIPGLSYTAVSGPGIIAAAPGIATIRGPAVAPLSVAIASPVVAPAVVAPVVAAQGSYVAQTRGAVHVAPLEGHANSAASINLEAAPGTV is encoded by the exons ATGAAG TTCGTCGTTGTCGCAATCGTTCTTGCTGCCGTCTTTGGCGTTGAATGCTCGGTCATTATTCCAGGCCTTTCCTATACAGCAGTTAGCGGTCCAGGCATTATCGCTGCTGCCCCTGGTATTGCTACAATCCGAGGACCAGCTGTTGCTCCGCTTTCTGTTGCCATTGCTTCTCCTGTTGTCGCACCGGCTGTAGTTGCACCTGTTGTTGCTGCCCAAGGAAGCTATGTTGCCCAAACACGTGGAGCAGTTCATGTCGCTCCATTGGAGGGTCATGCCAACTCAGCTGCCTCAATCAACCTAGAAGCTGCCCCAGGAACAGTTTAA
- the LOC119660291 gene encoding adult cuticle protein 1-like, whose protein sequence is MKFATVVVILAAVVGIECSVIALGPGLSYTAVSGPTLVAAAPGIATIRGPAIGAIAPAAVAIAPAPAVVAPAIVAAQGSYVAQTRGAVHVAPLDGHANSAASINLQPAPGTI, encoded by the exons ATGAAG ttcgcCACAGTCGTAGTCATTCTCGCTGCCGTCGTTGGTATTGAATGCTCAGTCATTGCACTTGGACCAGGCCTTTCTTACACTGCCGTTAGTGGTCCAACTTTGGTTGCTGCCGCTCCAGGAATCGCCACTATTCGAGGTCCTGCCATTGGTGCTATCGCTCCAGCTGCTGTGGCTATTGCCCCAGCTCCTGCCGTAGTTGCACCAGCCATCGTTGCTGCTCAAGGAAGCTACGTTGCCCAAACCCGTGGTGCAGTTCATGTTGCTCCTTTGGATGGACATGCAAACTCAGCCGCTTCAATTAATTTGCAACCTGCTCCAGGAACTATTTAA
- the LOC119661232 gene encoding adult cuticle protein 1-like, with protein sequence MKFAAVVVLLALALGIESHVLTYSAHSSPLSYTAHGPYVNGVPVVSAYSAAPFVSTYGAAPVVTAYNAAPVVAPAPVLAPAAPVVAAAPVVAAPVVAAEGSYVAQTRGSVHVAPLPGHANSAASVNLEPAPGTL encoded by the exons ATGAAA TTCGCAGCAGTCGTAGTCTTGTTGGCTTTGGCCCTTGGAATTGAAAGTCATGTCTTGACCTACAGTGCTCACTCATCGCCATTGTCTTACACTGCCCATGGCCCATACGTTAATGGAGTACCAGTAGTCAGCGCCTACAGTGCCGCTCCATTTGTTAGCACTTACGGTGCTGCTCCAGTTGTGACTGCATACAATGCCGCTCCAGTTGTTGCTCCCGCACCCGTTCTTGCCCCAGCTGCTCCCGTTGTTGCTGCCGCCCCAGTCGTTGCTGCTCCAGTGGTAGCCGCTGAAGGAAGTTATGTAGCTCAAACTCGTGGATCCGTCCATGTTGCTCCATTGCCAGGACATGCCAATTCAGCAGCTTCTGTTAACCTCGAACCAGCACCAGGCACCTTGTAA